Proteins co-encoded in one Stenotrophomonas maltophilia genomic window:
- a CDS encoding NAD-dependent epimerase/dehydratase family protein, with protein sequence MTILLTGAAGFIGAYTARALLEAGQAVVGLDNFNDYYDPQIKRDRVAALCPTLDLRTLDLTDRDGLAALFDEVQPTAVIHLAAQAGVRYSLENPQAYVDSNLVGFVNMLELCRHRGVQHLVYASSSSVYGDSATPPFSEDQRVDQPRSLYAATKAANELMAYTYAQLYGLHATGLRFFTVYGPWGRPDMAPLLFSRAVLAGRPIDVFNEGRMQRDFTHVSDIVAGILGALAHPADGPVPHRVFNLGNHTPVELERFIGVIEQAAGRPAQKVYKPMQPGDMVRTMADTRRAHDAFGFDAVTPIEQGLPPVVAWCREYFGDRA encoded by the coding sequence ATGACCATCCTGCTCACCGGCGCTGCCGGCTTCATCGGTGCCTACACCGCCCGCGCGCTGCTGGAGGCCGGCCAGGCCGTGGTCGGCCTGGACAACTTCAACGACTACTACGATCCGCAGATCAAGCGTGATCGCGTGGCTGCGCTGTGCCCGACGCTGGACCTGCGCACACTGGACCTGACCGACCGCGACGGCCTGGCCGCGCTGTTCGATGAGGTGCAGCCGACCGCGGTGATCCATCTGGCCGCACAGGCCGGCGTGCGCTACTCGCTGGAAAACCCGCAGGCCTACGTCGACAGCAACCTGGTCGGCTTCGTCAACATGCTCGAGCTGTGCCGCCATCGCGGCGTGCAGCACCTGGTGTATGCCTCCAGCAGCTCGGTGTATGGCGATTCGGCCACGCCGCCGTTCTCCGAGGACCAGCGCGTGGACCAGCCGCGCTCGCTGTACGCGGCGACCAAGGCCGCCAACGAGCTGATGGCCTACACCTATGCGCAGCTGTACGGCCTTCACGCCACCGGCCTGCGCTTCTTCACCGTGTATGGCCCGTGGGGCCGGCCGGACATGGCGCCGCTGCTGTTCTCGCGTGCGGTGCTGGCCGGGCGGCCGATCGACGTGTTCAACGAAGGCCGCATGCAGCGCGATTTCACACATGTTTCCGACATCGTGGCCGGTATCCTCGGCGCGCTCGCGCATCCGGCCGATGGTCCGGTACCGCACCGGGTGTTCAACCTCGGCAACCATACGCCGGTCGAGCTGGAACGCTTCATCGGCGTGATCGAGCAGGCCGCCGGCCGCCCCGCGCAGAAGGTCTACAAACCCATGCAGCCCGGCGACATGGTGCGCACGATGGCCGATACCCGGCGCGCTCATGACGCTTTCGGCTTCGATGCGGTGACCCCGATCGAACAAGGCCTGCCGCCCGTCGTGGCGTGGTGCCGCGAGTATTTTGGTGATCGCGCCTGA
- a CDS encoding ParB/RepB/Spo0J family partition protein, with the protein MTSSKPAAKKRGLGRGLDALLGPKGAVSQVQATTAVIEPLPGEVLRKLAVGQLQPGKYQPRREMDEGKLSELADSIKSQGVIQPILVRQLPAGNYEIVAGERRWRASQLAGLDEVPVVVRELEDRTVIAMALIENIQREDLNPLEEAEALQRLISEFTLTHAEAAEAVGRSRAAVSNLLRLLELPVAIRLLLETRRLEMGHARALLTLAPELAGKLAQEAADEGWSVREVERRAQAFAAGKVPSNRPVATPKVQQADIASLETELSEALGAKVAINHGRGGKGKLIIHYTDLDTLDGVLEKLRTRQG; encoded by the coding sequence ATGACCAGCAGCAAGCCGGCAGCCAAGAAGCGGGGCCTCGGCCGTGGCCTGGATGCGCTGCTGGGCCCGAAAGGCGCGGTCAGCCAGGTGCAGGCCACCACCGCGGTGATCGAGCCGCTGCCGGGTGAAGTGCTGCGCAAGCTGGCGGTAGGCCAGCTGCAGCCGGGCAAGTACCAGCCGCGCCGCGAGATGGACGAGGGCAAGCTGTCCGAGCTGGCCGACTCGATCAAGTCGCAGGGCGTGATCCAGCCGATCCTGGTGCGCCAGCTGCCGGCGGGCAACTACGAAATCGTCGCCGGTGAACGCCGCTGGCGCGCTTCGCAGCTGGCCGGGCTGGACGAAGTGCCGGTGGTGGTGCGCGAGCTGGAAGACCGCACCGTCATCGCGATGGCGCTGATCGAGAACATCCAGCGCGAAGACCTCAACCCGCTTGAAGAAGCCGAGGCGCTGCAGCGCCTGATCAGCGAGTTCACCCTCACCCATGCCGAGGCCGCTGAAGCGGTGGGCCGCTCGCGTGCGGCGGTGTCCAACCTGCTGCGCCTGCTGGAGCTGCCGGTGGCCATCCGCCTGCTGCTGGAAACGCGCCGCCTGGAAATGGGCCACGCCCGCGCGCTGCTGACCCTGGCCCCGGAGCTGGCCGGCAAGCTGGCGCAGGAAGCGGCCGATGAAGGCTGGTCGGTGCGCGAGGTCGAGCGCCGTGCGCAGGCCTTTGCGGCCGGCAAGGTGCCGAGCAACCGCCCGGTGGCCACGCCGAAGGTGCAGCAGGCCGACATCGCCTCGCTGGAAACCGAGCTGTCCGAAGCGCTAGGCGCCAAGGTCGCGATCAATCACGGCCGTGGCGGCAAGGGCAAGCTGATCATCCATTACACCGACCTGGACACCCTGGACGGCGTGCTGGAAAAGCTGCGCACGCGCCAGGGCTGA
- a CDS encoding 4'-phosphopantetheinyl transferase family protein, which translates to MSLPATLDGPWRFGPITVWRRPHVPGQRGEPQARQVLAQALGTAPDTLPLVRDDKGRPELSGALAHYGTGWSHSGEVLLVALGEGVRLGVDLELLRPRARLLEIVQRFFHPAEVAWLESLDEAAREHWFFRVWCAKEAMLKAHGQGISFGLHRLQLAPGADGALHLRWCDPELGEAARWHLHEWQATGQFRAALAWYPH; encoded by the coding sequence ATGAGCCTGCCAGCCACCCTCGACGGCCCCTGGCGCTTCGGCCCGATCACGGTCTGGCGGCGCCCGCACGTGCCCGGCCAGCGCGGCGAGCCGCAGGCGCGGCAGGTGCTGGCGCAGGCGCTGGGCACCGCGCCGGACACGCTGCCGCTGGTGCGCGATGACAAGGGCCGGCCGGAGCTGAGCGGCGCGCTGGCCCACTACGGCACCGGCTGGAGCCACAGCGGCGAAGTGCTGCTGGTGGCGCTGGGCGAGGGCGTCCGCCTGGGCGTCGACCTGGAGCTGCTGCGCCCGCGCGCCCGCCTGCTGGAAATCGTACAGCGCTTCTTCCACCCCGCCGAGGTGGCCTGGCTGGAGAGCCTGGACGAGGCCGCCCGCGAGCACTGGTTCTTCCGTGTGTGGTGCGCCAAGGAAGCGATGCTGAAGGCGCACGGGCAGGGTATCTCGTTCGGCCTGCACCGCCTGCAGCTGGCGCCGGGGGCGGATGGCGCCCTGCACCTGCGCTGGTGCGACCCGGAACTGGGCGAGGCCGCGCGCTGGCATCTGCATGAGTGGCAGGCCACCGGGCAGTTCCGCGCCGCATTGGCCTGGTATCCGCATTGA
- a CDS encoding glycosyltransferase family 2 protein: MSQPELSVVVPVFNERDNVAPLVAEITAALRGRLPFEIVYIDDNSRDDTLAVLQGLKATTPELRVLHHVNQSGQSTAVRTGVKHARAPWIATLDGDGQNDPADIPKLLAARDAAEAQVKLFAGWRVNRQDSGSKRWASRWANAIRARMLRDDTPDTGCGIKLFERSAFLDLPYFDHMHRYLPALMQRAGWKTTSVPVNHRHRTAGVSKYNNLGRALVGIRDLRGVAWLITRSKRTAVEER, from the coding sequence ATGAGCCAACCCGAGCTTTCCGTTGTCGTTCCGGTGTTCAACGAGCGTGACAACGTCGCCCCGCTGGTCGCTGAAATCACCGCCGCGCTGCGCGGCCGGCTGCCGTTCGAGATCGTCTACATCGACGACAACTCGCGCGATGACACCCTGGCCGTGCTGCAGGGCCTGAAGGCGACCACGCCGGAACTGCGGGTGCTGCACCACGTGAACCAGAGCGGGCAGAGCACCGCCGTGCGCACCGGCGTCAAGCACGCGCGCGCACCGTGGATCGCCACCCTCGATGGTGACGGCCAGAACGATCCGGCCGATATTCCCAAGCTGCTGGCCGCGCGCGATGCCGCCGAGGCGCAGGTGAAGCTGTTCGCCGGCTGGCGCGTCAACCGCCAGGACAGCGGCAGCAAGCGCTGGGCCAGCCGCTGGGCCAACGCCATCCGCGCGCGCATGCTGCGCGACGATACCCCCGATACCGGCTGCGGCATCAAGCTGTTCGAGCGCAGCGCGTTCCTCGACCTGCCGTACTTCGACCACATGCACCGCTACCTGCCGGCGCTGATGCAGCGCGCCGGCTGGAAGACCACCAGCGTGCCGGTCAACCACCGTCACCGCACCGCAGGCGTGTCCAAGTACAACAACCTCGGTCGCGCGCTGGTCGGCATCCGCGACCTGCGCGGCGTGGCCTGGCTGATCACCCGCAGCAAGCGCACCGCGGTGGAGGAGCGTTGA
- a CDS encoding coniferyl aldehyde dehydrogenase, whose amino-acid sequence MTTTTAADLPALLHTLRSTWQAQRPSLDQREADLCRLREALKARLDEMATAIAEDFGHRAHVESKLADGMSVLSAIDHLHRHLRRWSKPQRVGAGWRLWPARAQLRPTPLGVVGVISPWNYPVTLALVPLATAIAAGNHVLLKPSEHTPRTSAFLADLLASVFPPDRVAVAQGGADVAAAVSSLPLDHLLFTGSTAVGRKVMAAAAEHLVPVTLELGGKSPAIVCRDFPLDKAAARLATGKWFNAGQTCIAPDYVLIDTVRQREFVQALQQQVRERYGDFSDAGDYTRIINDGQYRRLQGYLAQARERGVPVIPLAQVDEARADRERLLVPTVVLDPPDDLELMREEIFGPILPVRAYPDLEAALADVLSRDRPLALYPFSHDAATVERILGQVVAGGVTVNDTLLHFAADGLPFGGVGASGMGAYHGRAGFDAMSKRLPVLWQSRWAASDRLRPPYSKIAGLLRFLLR is encoded by the coding sequence ATGACCACCACCACCGCGGCCGACCTTCCCGCCCTCCTGCACACCCTGCGCAGTACCTGGCAGGCCCAGCGCCCTTCGCTGGACCAGCGCGAGGCCGACCTGTGCCGCCTGCGCGAGGCACTGAAGGCGCGCCTGGACGAAATGGCCACGGCCATCGCCGAAGACTTCGGCCACCGCGCCCACGTTGAATCGAAGCTGGCCGATGGCATGAGCGTGCTGTCAGCCATCGATCACCTGCACCGCCACCTGCGGCGCTGGTCGAAACCGCAGCGGGTGGGCGCCGGCTGGCGACTGTGGCCGGCGCGCGCGCAGCTGCGGCCGACGCCGCTGGGTGTGGTCGGGGTGATCTCGCCGTGGAACTATCCGGTCACGCTGGCGTTGGTGCCGCTGGCCACTGCGATTGCCGCCGGCAACCACGTGCTGCTGAAGCCGTCCGAACATACCCCGCGCACCAGTGCGTTCCTGGCCGATCTGCTGGCCAGCGTGTTTCCGCCCGATCGCGTGGCGGTGGCGCAGGGTGGGGCGGACGTGGCCGCGGCGGTGTCCTCGCTGCCGCTGGACCATCTGCTGTTCACCGGCTCGACGGCCGTGGGCCGGAAGGTGATGGCCGCCGCCGCCGAGCATCTGGTGCCGGTCACGCTGGAGCTGGGCGGCAAGTCGCCGGCGATTGTCTGCCGAGATTTCCCGCTGGACAAGGCCGCCGCGCGGCTGGCCACCGGCAAGTGGTTCAACGCCGGCCAGACCTGCATCGCGCCGGATTACGTGCTGATCGATACCGTGCGCCAGCGCGAGTTCGTGCAGGCGCTGCAGCAGCAGGTGCGCGAACGCTACGGCGATTTCAGCGATGCCGGCGACTACACCCGCATCATCAACGACGGCCAGTACCGGCGCCTGCAGGGCTATCTGGCGCAGGCGCGCGAACGCGGCGTGCCGGTCATTCCGCTGGCGCAGGTGGATGAGGCACGTGCCGACCGCGAGCGCCTGCTGGTGCCGACCGTGGTGCTGGACCCGCCGGACGACCTGGAGCTGATGCGCGAGGAGATCTTCGGCCCGATCCTGCCGGTGCGCGCCTATCCGGACCTGGAGGCGGCGCTGGCCGACGTGCTGTCCCGCGACCGGCCGCTGGCGCTGTATCCCTTCAGCCACGACGCGGCGACGGTGGAGCGCATCCTCGGCCAGGTGGTGGCCGGTGGGGTGACGGTGAATGACACGCTGCTGCACTTCGCCGCCGATGGCCTGCCGTTTGGCGGGGTGGGGGCCAGCGGCATGGGTGCCTACCACGGCCGCGCCGGGTTCGATGCGATGAGCAAGCGGCTGCCGGTGCTGTGGCAGTCGCGCTGGGCGGCCAGTGACCGGCTGCGGCCGCCGTATTCGAAGATTGCGGGGTTGTTGCGGTTCCTGCTGCGGTAG
- the xth gene encoding exodeoxyribonuclease III, whose amino-acid sequence MKIASWNVNSLNVRLPHLEQWLKEFGPDIVGIQETKLEDHKFPDSALIAAGYRSVFAGQKTYNGVALLSREPAQDVQIGIPGFEDEQKRVIAGTFGDLRVINLYVVNGQDIGTDKYEYKLRWLQAVHAWIAQELQRHPKLIVMGDFNIAPDARDVHDPEVWNENHILTSTSERGALNKLLQLGLHDGFRLHNDEAGVFSWWDYRAAGFRRNLGLRIDLTLVSDALKGSAVASGIDREPRTWERPSDHAPAWVELG is encoded by the coding sequence ATGAAGATCGCCTCGTGGAACGTCAATTCGCTCAATGTCCGTCTGCCGCACCTGGAGCAGTGGCTCAAGGAGTTCGGCCCGGACATCGTCGGTATCCAGGAAACCAAGCTGGAGGACCACAAGTTCCCCGATTCGGCGCTGATCGCGGCGGGTTACCGCAGCGTGTTCGCCGGCCAGAAGACCTACAACGGCGTGGCGCTGCTGTCGCGTGAGCCGGCGCAGGACGTGCAGATCGGCATTCCCGGCTTCGAGGACGAGCAGAAGCGCGTCATCGCCGGTACCTTCGGCGACCTGCGCGTGATCAACCTGTACGTGGTCAACGGCCAGGACATCGGCACCGACAAGTACGAGTACAAGCTGCGCTGGCTGCAAGCGGTGCATGCCTGGATCGCGCAGGAGCTGCAGCGCCACCCGAAGCTGATCGTGATGGGCGACTTCAATATCGCACCGGACGCGCGCGACGTGCACGATCCGGAGGTGTGGAACGAAAACCACATTCTCACCTCCACCTCCGAGCGCGGCGCATTGAACAAGCTGCTGCAGCTGGGCCTGCACGATGGCTTCCGCCTGCACAACGACGAAGCCGGTGTGTTCAGCTGGTGGGATTACCGCGCGGCCGGCTTCCGCCGCAACCTGGGCCTGCGCATCGACCTGACCCTGGTCTCCGATGCGCTGAAGGGCAGCGCGGTGGCCTCGGGCATCGATCGCGAGCCGCGCACCTGGGAACGCCCGAGCGACCATGCGCCGGCGTGGGTAGAGCTGGGTTGA
- a CDS encoding DUF885 domain-containing protein, with protein sequence MKTRLAVALLIALSAPAVALAAPPAAAAPASVATESPADAAFRALYEKEWKWRQQGGGEASEDEDAPANATRMPDVGPAAQQARLKVWDETLAALKKIDPKTLSADNQVNYAIYHDQVFNLAEEVRLRGYEMPFNADSSFWSNLSFMARREMKTGQDYQNYIARLNDVPRYFGQQTENMRAGLKRGFSVPRAVLDGREVSIATVAELKNPTESPLYAPFKKLPNSIPAAEQAKLQAQAREAISGKVVPAFQQLRTFFVNEYVPQARSTLAAEAMPDGKAYYKQQIHEYTTLDLSPDEIHRIGLDEVARIQGEMNDIIKQVKFKGSFAEFLTFLRTDPQFYAKTPQELLSRAAWISKRADGQLGKYMTLPRARFTIVPVPPDIAPFWTAGRGGMGTYWLNTYNLPSRPLYNLPALTLHESDPGHALQGAIAAEQKNLPEFRRNAYISAYGEGWALYCEKLGVEMGIYETPYEDFGRLTYEMWRAARLVIDTGVHSKGWTREQALAYLRDHTALSEHEVTTEVDRYISWPGQALSYKLGEIAIVRLRAQAEKELGDKFDIKAFHDTLLKQGSVPLPVLEQQIQAYIAERKKA encoded by the coding sequence GTGAAAACCCGTCTTGCCGTTGCCCTGCTGATCGCCCTGTCCGCCCCCGCCGTGGCCCTGGCCGCGCCGCCCGCCGCTGCCGCGCCGGCCAGCGTCGCCACCGAATCGCCTGCCGATGCCGCCTTCCGCGCGCTGTACGAGAAGGAATGGAAGTGGCGCCAGCAAGGCGGCGGCGAGGCCAGCGAGGACGAAGACGCCCCGGCCAATGCCACCCGCATGCCCGACGTCGGCCCGGCCGCGCAGCAGGCGCGCCTGAAGGTGTGGGACGAGACCCTGGCCGCACTGAAGAAGATCGACCCGAAGACCCTGTCGGCCGACAACCAGGTCAACTACGCGATCTACCACGACCAGGTGTTCAACCTGGCCGAAGAAGTGCGCCTGCGCGGCTACGAGATGCCGTTCAACGCCGACTCCTCGTTCTGGTCCAACCTGTCCTTCATGGCCCGGCGCGAGATGAAGACCGGGCAGGATTACCAGAACTACATCGCGCGCCTGAATGACGTGCCGCGCTACTTCGGCCAGCAGACCGAGAACATGCGCGCCGGCCTGAAGCGTGGCTTCAGCGTGCCGCGCGCGGTGCTCGATGGCCGCGAGGTGTCCATCGCCACCGTCGCCGAGCTGAAGAACCCGACCGAATCGCCGCTGTACGCGCCGTTCAAGAAGCTGCCCAACAGCATCCCCGCCGCCGAACAGGCCAAGCTGCAGGCGCAGGCGCGTGAGGCGATCAGCGGCAAGGTGGTGCCGGCGTTCCAGCAGCTGCGCACCTTCTTCGTCAACGAGTACGTGCCGCAGGCGCGCAGCACCCTGGCCGCCGAAGCGATGCCCGATGGCAAGGCGTACTACAAGCAGCAGATCCATGAATACACCACGCTGGACCTGTCGCCGGACGAGATCCACCGCATCGGCCTGGACGAAGTCGCTCGCATCCAGGGCGAGATGAACGACATCATCAAGCAGGTGAAGTTCAAGGGCAGCTTCGCCGAGTTCCTGACCTTTCTGCGCACCGACCCGCAGTTCTACGCCAAGACCCCGCAGGAGCTGCTGTCGCGTGCCGCATGGATTTCCAAGCGGGCCGATGGCCAGCTCGGCAAGTACATGACGCTGCCGCGCGCGCGCTTCACCATCGTGCCGGTGCCGCCGGACATTGCACCGTTCTGGACCGCCGGCCGTGGTGGCATGGGCACCTACTGGCTCAACACCTACAACCTGCCGTCGCGCCCGCTGTACAACCTGCCGGCGCTGACGCTGCATGAATCCGATCCGGGCCACGCGCTGCAGGGCGCCATCGCCGCCGAGCAGAAGAACCTGCCCGAGTTCCGCCGCAACGCCTACATCTCCGCCTATGGCGAAGGCTGGGCGCTGTACTGCGAGAAGCTGGGCGTGGAAATGGGCATCTACGAAACCCCGTACGAGGATTTTGGCCGCCTGACCTACGAAATGTGGCGCGCCGCGCGCCTGGTGATCGACACCGGCGTGCACAGCAAGGGCTGGACCCGCGAGCAGGCGCTGGCCTACCTGCGCGACCACACCGCGCTGAGCGAGCATGAAGTGACCACCGAAGTGGATCGCTACATCTCCTGGCCGGGCCAGGCGTTGAGCTACAAGCTGGGCGAGATCGCCATCGTGCGCCTGCGTGCGCAGGCCGAGAAGGAGCTGGGCGACAAGTTCGACATCAAGGCTTTCCACGACACCCTGCTCAAGCAGGGCTCGGTGCCGTTGCCGGTGCTGGAACAGCAGATCCAGGCGTATATCGCCGAGCGCAAGAAGGCCTGA
- a CDS encoding GlsB/YeaQ/YmgE family stress response membrane protein codes for MGIIIWLIVGGIVGWLASIIMKRDAQQGIILNIVVGIVGALISGWLFGGGINEAITLRTFLFSLIGAVILLAIVNLFTRKSIR; via the coding sequence ATGGGCATCATCATCTGGCTGATCGTCGGCGGCATCGTAGGCTGGCTGGCCAGCATCATCATGAAGCGCGATGCCCAGCAGGGCATCATCCTCAACATCGTGGTCGGCATCGTCGGCGCGCTGATTTCCGGCTGGCTGTTCGGCGGCGGCATCAACGAAGCGATCACCCTGCGCACCTTCCTGTTCTCGCTGATCGGTGCGGTGATCCTGCTGGCGATCGTCAACCTGTTCACCCGCAAGAGCATACGGTGA
- the rsmG gene encoding 16S rRNA (guanine(527)-N(7))-methyltransferase RsmG yields the protein MSEHPLPASVAATLEQGLASMGLDAALAPPLLRYLALLHRWNGTYNLTAIRDPQEMVTRHLLDSLAMQPFVADGSLADLGTGPGLPGIPLAIACPGLQVTLVESNGKKARFMREAVRQLGLGNARVAESRAEALDEAGRYDQLTARAMDTLAGIVRVGGHLLRPGGVLLAMKGVYPHEEIAELPAGWQVREVTPLSVPGLAGERHLVTVTGP from the coding sequence ATGAGCGAACACCCACTTCCCGCCAGCGTGGCCGCCACGCTGGAACAGGGCCTGGCCAGCATGGGCCTGGACGCCGCGCTGGCGCCGCCGCTGCTGCGCTACCTGGCCCTGCTGCACCGCTGGAACGGCACCTACAACCTCACCGCCATCCGCGACCCGCAGGAGATGGTCACCCGCCACCTGCTCGATTCGCTGGCGATGCAGCCGTTCGTGGCCGATGGCAGCCTGGCCGATCTCGGTACCGGCCCCGGCCTGCCCGGCATCCCGCTGGCCATCGCCTGCCCGGGCCTGCAGGTCACCCTGGTCGAGAGCAACGGCAAGAAGGCGCGCTTCATGCGCGAGGCGGTGCGCCAGCTGGGCCTGGGCAACGCCCGCGTGGCCGAATCGCGGGCCGAGGCGCTGGACGAGGCCGGTCGCTACGACCAGTTGACCGCGCGCGCGATGGACACCCTGGCCGGCATCGTCCGTGTCGGTGGCCACCTGCTGCGCCCCGGTGGCGTACTGCTGGCCATGAAGGGCGTCTACCCGCATGAGGAGATCGCGGAGCTGCCGGCCGGTTGGCAGGTGCGCGAGGTGACCCCGCTGAGCGTGCCCGGCCTGGCCGGCGAACGCCACCTGGTCACCGTTACAGGTCCTTGA
- a CDS encoding ParA family protein has product MARIIAIANQKGGVGKTTTAVNLAASLANAPKRVLLVDLDSQGNATMGSGVDKRELAASTCDLLLGENSAADVRVQTAEGYDLLPGNIDLTAAEIQLMGESEREQRLKRALAPIREEYDFILIDCPPALSLLTLNALAAADSVIVPMQCEYYALEGLSALVETIEALRTSLNPALEIEGVLRTMFDVRNNLANAVSAELTEHFGDRVFRTIVPRNVRLAEAPSHGQSIVGYDRASRGGVAYLGLAGEIIRRNNERNKAAKAVETV; this is encoded by the coding sequence ATGGCCCGCATCATCGCCATCGCCAACCAGAAGGGTGGCGTCGGCAAGACCACGACCGCCGTCAACCTGGCCGCTTCCCTGGCCAACGCACCCAAGCGCGTGCTGCTGGTCGACCTTGATTCGCAGGGCAACGCGACCATGGGCAGCGGCGTGGACAAGCGCGAGCTGGCCGCCTCCACCTGCGATCTGCTGCTGGGCGAGAACAGCGCGGCCGACGTGCGCGTGCAGACCGCCGAAGGCTACGACCTGCTGCCCGGCAACATCGACCTGACCGCCGCCGAAATCCAGTTGATGGGTGAGAGCGAGCGCGAGCAGCGCCTGAAGCGCGCGCTGGCGCCGATCCGCGAGGAGTACGACTTCATCCTGATCGACTGCCCGCCGGCGCTGTCGCTGCTGACGCTCAACGCGCTGGCCGCCGCCGATTCGGTGATCGTGCCGATGCAGTGCGAGTACTACGCACTGGAAGGCCTGAGCGCACTGGTGGAAACCATCGAAGCGCTGCGCACCAGCCTGAACCCGGCGCTGGAGATCGAAGGCGTGCTGCGCACCATGTTCGATGTGCGCAACAACCTGGCCAACGCGGTGTCGGCCGAACTCACCGAGCACTTCGGCGACCGCGTGTTCCGCACCATCGTGCCGCGCAACGTGCGCCTGGCCGAGGCGCCCAGCCATGGCCAGAGCATCGTCGGCTACGACCGCGCCTCGCGCGGTGGCGTGGCCTACCTGGGCCTGGCCGGCGAGATCATCCGCCGCAACAACGAACGCAACAAGGCCGCCAAGGCCGTGGAGACCGTCTGA
- a CDS encoding lipid-A-disaccharide synthase N-terminal domain-containing protein, producing the protein MDLELHWLDQPLTWLYWTGLHVTGWKLIGYTGALMFGGRWLVQFIASKRAGKPVIPRLFWYMSVVGSLMTLSYFLFSAKQDSVGVLQNLFPAFTALYSLHLDIKHRGWKRDRASH; encoded by the coding sequence ATGGATCTGGAGCTGCACTGGCTGGACCAGCCGCTGACCTGGCTGTACTGGACCGGCCTGCACGTGACCGGCTGGAAGCTGATCGGTTACACCGGCGCGCTGATGTTCGGCGGCCGCTGGCTGGTCCAGTTCATCGCCTCCAAGCGCGCCGGCAAGCCGGTCATCCCGCGCCTGTTCTGGTACATGAGCGTGGTCGGCAGCCTGATGACGCTGAGCTACTTCCTGTTCTCGGCCAAGCAGGACTCGGTGGGTGTGCTGCAGAACCTGTTCCCGGCGTTCACCGCGCTGTACAGCCTGCACCTGGACATCAAGCACCGCGGCTGGAAGCGCGACAGGGCCAGCCACTAG